Proteins encoded by one window of Halomonas sp. SH5A2:
- a CDS encoding protein kinase domain-containing protein, producing MAQAPLQQFYIPEEQSVYLLSHHDARKLKDWVALCQAQLSQLGYQDIELIGKGAYGFVFAGSAPTQGATTHYVFKFSRITLPIHLQERLEEEAFMLEQVSHPLIPRLITYQRSRGQSILVMERAPGLNLEQVSLKEGRLSPRLIMRIAAQLADILMALRRESGPKARPVVHGDIKPSNLVFDPADESIALIDWGSSVFAQLDAQLQFVGANVMELMSDNLQQTNARLGDVYFISEEQLNGALSSPRFDEQGVAGTLYALASAQSCRFGHRAIPASSLGLPMEFARTLDAMLDPDPHTRRKAGDYFLRAMPRMARVVMLDLPGSVQSPLVPVWGRPAEQEIDTVVYSSRKAFLREVNAPETLNDVNDVQLDRYYKQFMQGMGETEKAFLASVSRLGKYPVVGGLAVRWERDGVYIDSSLNLHDPALKPAFIEAVNNMVHLARAIHRQGVFKSCLFNARQTLHLERGSASEPFDCEPGMEISYEMSAVPELEDRTRQHSYFEDGPDPEELLALPASIMQVLKQLNEIHHTGMIIFEALPKHLKIHSYYRLLDPSREEEFRALLEKMLASVSEIEGLGVSGFMKMPYKDTRYFTHLESQPERYYPRDPRQFVRNARFQ from the coding sequence ATGGCTCAGGCACCGCTTCAGCAGTTTTATATACCCGAGGAGCAGTCGGTATACCTGCTGAGCCACCACGATGCCCGCAAGCTCAAGGACTGGGTGGCGCTGTGCCAGGCACAGCTCTCTCAGTTGGGCTACCAGGACATCGAACTGATCGGTAAAGGGGCCTATGGTTTCGTATTTGCCGGTAGTGCGCCGACTCAGGGGGCGACGACGCATTACGTTTTCAAGTTCTCGCGCATTACCCTGCCCATTCACCTCCAGGAGCGCCTCGAAGAAGAGGCGTTTATGCTGGAGCAGGTATCGCACCCGCTCATTCCCAGATTGATTACCTACCAGCGCTCGCGAGGGCAGTCGATACTGGTCATGGAGCGCGCGCCCGGCTTGAATCTTGAACAGGTATCGCTCAAGGAAGGTCGCCTGTCGCCCCGTCTTATCATGCGCATCGCCGCGCAGCTGGCCGATATCCTTATGGCGTTGCGCAGAGAGTCGGGTCCCAAGGCGCGGCCTGTGGTCCACGGTGATATCAAACCCTCCAACCTGGTCTTTGACCCTGCTGACGAGTCCATCGCGCTGATCGATTGGGGCTCATCCGTCTTTGCCCAGCTCGATGCCCAGCTGCAGTTCGTCGGTGCCAATGTGATGGAGTTGATGTCGGATAACCTGCAACAGACCAATGCACGACTGGGCGACGTCTACTTTATCAGCGAGGAACAGTTAAACGGGGCGCTTTCGTCGCCACGCTTTGACGAGCAGGGCGTGGCGGGCACCTTGTATGCCCTGGCATCTGCGCAGTCGTGCCGCTTTGGTCATCGCGCGATTCCTGCCAGTTCGCTGGGGCTTCCCATGGAGTTTGCCCGAACGCTGGACGCCATGCTCGACCCCGATCCTCACACGCGGCGTAAAGCCGGCGACTATTTCTTGCGCGCCATGCCACGGATGGCTCGCGTCGTGATGCTCGACCTGCCGGGTAGCGTTCAATCACCGCTGGTGCCGGTATGGGGGCGTCCGGCTGAGCAGGAAATTGACACCGTGGTGTACAGTTCACGTAAGGCGTTTCTACGTGAAGTCAATGCCCCTGAAACGCTCAACGACGTTAACGATGTTCAACTGGACCGCTATTACAAACAGTTCATGCAGGGCATGGGGGAAACCGAAAAAGCCTTTCTGGCCTCGGTGAGTCGCCTGGGCAAGTACCCGGTTGTGGGAGGTCTGGCGGTGCGCTGGGAGCGCGACGGCGTGTATATCGATTCGTCGTTGAACCTGCACGACCCGGCATTAAAGCCTGCGTTTATCGAAGCGGTCAATAACATGGTGCACCTGGCGCGGGCGATCCATCGCCAAGGGGTGTTCAAGAGCTGTCTGTTTAACGCCCGCCAAACGTTGCACCTGGAGCGTGGTTCAGCATCGGAGCCTTTTGATTGTGAACCCGGCATGGAGATCAGCTATGAAATGAGTGCCGTTCCGGAGCTTGAGGATCGTACCCGTCAGCATAGCTATTTCGAAGATGGCCCAGACCCGGAGGAGCTATTAGCATTGCCAGCGTCGATCATGCAGGTGCTCAAACAGCTTAACGAGATTCATCACACCGGCATGATCATTTTTGAAGCGTTGCCCAAGCATCTCAAGATTCATAGCTACTATCGCCTTCTCGATCCTTCCAGGGAGGAGGAATTTCGTGCGTTGTTGGAGAAAATGCTCGCATCTGTCAGCGAGATCGAAGGTCTGGGGGTCTCCGGGTTCATGAAAATGCCTTACAAAGATACCCGCTACTTTACGCACCTTGAAAGCCAGCCCGAACGATATTATCCGCGTGATCCCAGACAGTTTGTGCGAAATGCGCGATTCCAGTAG
- a CDS encoding DUF2062 domain-containing protein, translated as MLDRLRRLAKSKMRRWLRENPRSLRRLRQFRCFSMDPEAVSRGFAIGLFFGLTPTVGFQTLMLLPSCLILRGNFALAFMATWVSNPLTMVPLYWAFGKLGGVFISGSILSPATAAAWPALQFVTAGTLKMLVGSLLIAGPLAILAYFIVYRLVTLDIDYRGGAH; from the coding sequence ATGCTTGACCGGTTAAGGCGCCTAGCAAAATCAAAGATGCGGCGCTGGTTGAGAGAGAATCCGAGATCGCTGAGGAGGTTGAGGCAGTTTCGTTGTTTCAGTATGGACCCTGAAGCGGTGAGCCGTGGTTTTGCGATTGGGCTGTTTTTTGGGCTGACGCCAACAGTCGGTTTCCAGACCTTAATGTTGTTGCCCAGTTGCCTTATTCTGCGCGGCAACTTTGCATTGGCCTTTATGGCCACCTGGGTGAGCAATCCATTGACCATGGTTCCGCTATATTGGGCATTTGGTAAGCTCGGGGGGGTGTTTATCTCAGGATCGATATTGTCACCCGCCACCGCCGCGGCATGGCCAGCGCTTCAGTTCGTGACCGCAGGTACACTGAAAATGCTGGTGGGTAGTTTATTGATCGCAGGCCCTTTAGCGATCCTGGCCTATTTTATTGTTTACCGGCTAGTCACGCTGGATATTGATTATCGCGGCGGTGCTCATTGA
- a CDS encoding ABC transporter ATP-binding protein: protein MPEPLLCVDNLTIAFDGSTVVESLSLELHAGETLAIVGESGSGKSVSALGLMNLLPANAKVSGERRLNGTRLNSLGKAEWNGLRGNTVGVVFQEPMTSLNPLHRVGKQIGESLRLHQGLRGKAARARAKTLLEQVKLPRAEELLDAWPHQLSGGQRQRVMIAMAIANNPSLLIADEPTTALDVTVQQEILALLKELRDQHGMGLLLISHDLNLVRRHADRVCVMYQGKIQESGPVEQVFERPQSDYTQRLLAAEPEGRPSPASERPPLLTVRQLSVSFKRPKPGLFKRQPPAFEAVKATDLTIAPGETLGIVGESGSGKTTLASAIMRMVTSQGDITLGDAPLSKLTGNDLRRQRHRLQMVFQDPYGALSPRMPVFDIVSEGLRFHHPHLSATEVTERVHQTLREVGLPESCAARYPHEFSGGQRQRIAVARAIILEPELLVLDEPTSALDRTVQKQLVTLLRDLQARRQLSYLFISHDLAVVRAMAHRIMVLKNGDVVEQGPCLDILASPQHPYTQALIAAAYLKDFSG, encoded by the coding sequence ATGCCTGAGCCGCTACTTTGCGTCGACAACCTGACCATCGCCTTTGATGGCAGTACCGTTGTCGAGTCACTGAGTTTGGAGCTACACGCAGGCGAGACGCTGGCCATTGTGGGCGAATCCGGCTCGGGTAAATCAGTATCTGCCTTGGGGTTGATGAACCTGCTGCCAGCCAACGCCAAGGTAAGCGGTGAACGTCGCCTGAACGGTACGCGGCTTAACTCGCTTGGCAAGGCAGAGTGGAACGGGCTGCGCGGCAATACGGTGGGCGTTGTCTTCCAGGAACCCATGACATCGCTCAACCCACTGCACCGGGTCGGCAAACAGATTGGCGAATCCCTTCGCCTGCATCAGGGGCTGCGTGGAAAAGCTGCCCGAGCAAGGGCCAAAACCCTGCTGGAACAAGTCAAATTGCCCCGCGCCGAGGAGTTGCTCGACGCCTGGCCCCACCAGCTATCCGGTGGGCAGCGTCAACGGGTAATGATCGCAATGGCCATTGCCAATAACCCCTCGCTGTTGATCGCCGACGAGCCCACCACAGCGCTGGATGTCACCGTTCAGCAGGAAATCCTGGCGCTGCTGAAAGAGCTGCGCGACCAGCACGGCATGGGGCTGCTGCTGATTAGCCACGACCTTAATCTGGTCCGCCGTCATGCAGACCGTGTATGCGTCATGTATCAGGGTAAAATCCAGGAGTCTGGCCCCGTCGAGCAGGTTTTTGAGCGGCCACAAAGTGATTATACCCAGCGCCTGCTCGCCGCCGAGCCGGAAGGCAGACCATCGCCTGCTTCCGAGCGTCCACCGTTACTGACTGTTAGACAGTTGAGCGTAAGCTTTAAACGCCCCAAACCCGGATTATTCAAGCGTCAGCCGCCTGCCTTTGAAGCGGTCAAGGCCACCGACCTGACTATCGCGCCGGGCGAAACCCTGGGTATTGTCGGTGAATCAGGCTCGGGTAAAACCACCCTCGCCTCGGCCATCATGCGAATGGTGACCAGCCAAGGCGATATCACCCTGGGTGATGCCCCCTTGAGCAAGCTGACGGGTAACGACTTGCGCCGCCAGCGACACCGCCTACAGATGGTGTTCCAGGACCCTTATGGGGCATTGTCACCACGTATGCCGGTATTCGATATCGTCAGTGAAGGGTTGCGCTTTCACCACCCTCACCTGTCCGCTACGGAAGTCACTGAACGCGTCCATCAAACGCTTAGAGAAGTCGGCTTGCCGGAAAGCTGTGCGGCGCGGTACCCGCACGAATTTTCCGGCGGTCAGCGCCAGCGGATCGCCGTCGCGCGGGCCATCATTCTGGAGCCTGAGCTGCTGGTGCTGGACGAGCCGACATCAGCCCTTGATCGCACCGTTCAAAAACAGCTGGTAACATTGCTTCGGGATCTGCAGGCGCGGCGCCAGCTAAGCTATCTGTTTATCAGCCATGATCTAGCCGTGGTACGCGCCATGGCCCACCGCATTATGGTTCTCAAGAACGGCGACGTCGTTGAGCAAGGCCCCTGCCTGGATATACTGGCCTCCCCTCAGCATCCTTATACCCAAGCGCTTATTGCAGCAGCCTATCTTAAGGATTTTTCGGGCTAA
- the rarD gene encoding EamA family transporter RarD, translating into MLPTPPRDPEAVKGVTFGLTAYTMWGCFPLFFALFDGVPALEILIHRILWSCLFLVGLITLLRRWPPVVAALVEPRRLGRVLACALLIAFNWGMYIYAVETHQVLQASLGYFLTPLVNVALGMLVLREVMARLQLVALGLASLAIAIQFFMLGELPWISLLLALSFGSYGLFRKQVPLDGLSGLFVETLLLFPIALIALASLSWQGTSHFLSDNQTTALLIASGVITALPLMAFAGAARRLRLATLGFLMYINPSIQFLIALAVFGEPLSPIQLVTFIMIWTGLALYSWSAWQSRPGQLSAR; encoded by the coding sequence ATGCTTCCCACTCCACCACGCGATCCTGAAGCCGTCAAAGGGGTCACCTTTGGTTTGACGGCCTATACCATGTGGGGATGCTTCCCACTTTTTTTTGCGCTGTTTGATGGCGTTCCGGCCCTCGAAATATTGATTCATCGCATTCTGTGGTCGTGCCTGTTCTTGGTGGGTCTCATTACCCTACTGCGTCGCTGGCCGCCCGTCGTCGCCGCCCTGGTGGAGCCCAGGCGTCTCGGCCGCGTTCTCGCCTGCGCTCTGCTGATTGCGTTCAATTGGGGGATGTACATTTACGCGGTGGAAACCCACCAGGTGTTACAGGCCAGTTTAGGTTATTTTTTAACGCCGCTCGTCAATGTGGCGCTGGGTATGCTGGTTCTTCGTGAAGTGATGGCACGGCTGCAGCTGGTGGCGCTGGGGCTGGCCAGCCTGGCAATTGCTATTCAATTTTTCATGCTGGGGGAGTTGCCATGGATCAGCCTACTGCTGGCACTGAGCTTTGGGAGTTATGGCCTGTTTCGCAAACAGGTACCGCTTGATGGTCTTTCTGGGCTTTTTGTTGAAACACTGTTGTTATTCCCCATTGCGCTGATCGCATTGGCCAGCCTCAGTTGGCAAGGGACATCACACTTTTTAAGCGACAACCAGACAACGGCCCTGTTGATCGCCAGTGGTGTCATTACTGCCCTCCCGCTCATGGCGTTTGCGGGCGCTGCCAGGCGTTTGCGCCTCGCGACGCTGGGGTTTCTGATGTACATCAACCCCAGTATCCAGTTTTTAATCGCCTTGGCTGTTTTTGGAGAGCCCCTCAGCCCGATCCAGCTGGTGACGTTTATCATGATTTGGACAGGGCTGGCGCTGTACTCATGGTCTGCCTGGCAATCACGTCCCGGCCAGCTGTCGGCCAGGTAG
- a CDS encoding pseudouridine synthase, with protein sequence MRLDRFLSETTPLTRSLAKRALKNGEVTLNGEPIKQAATHIDTQEDVVVLNGARLALVGLRYIMLHKPADVECTAKRGLYPRVIDLIDLPKVERLQPVGRLDVDTTGLLLLTDDGQWSHRVTSPRHRCAKVYVAELAEPMEGDVAEWAIKQVAEGIMLDGEETPTQPATLRFVSPRQAELTITEGRYHQVKRMFVALGNHVEALHRRSIGDVVLTDDLAPGEWRELTAAEIASF encoded by the coding sequence ATGCGTCTTGACCGCTTTTTAAGTGAAACGACGCCGTTAACGCGCAGCCTGGCAAAGCGCGCGCTAAAAAACGGTGAGGTTACCTTGAACGGCGAGCCGATCAAGCAGGCAGCAACGCACATCGACACGCAAGAGGACGTGGTGGTGCTTAACGGCGCGCGTCTGGCGCTGGTGGGGCTACGTTATATCATGCTGCACAAGCCTGCCGACGTGGAGTGTACCGCCAAACGAGGGCTTTACCCGAGGGTTATCGACCTGATTGACCTCCCCAAAGTGGAACGTTTACAACCAGTCGGACGTCTTGATGTTGATACCACTGGCCTGTTGCTACTGACCGACGATGGACAATGGTCGCACCGTGTGACGTCACCGCGCCACCGCTGCGCCAAGGTGTATGTCGCCGAGCTTGCCGAACCCATGGAAGGTGACGTGGCCGAGTGGGCCATCAAGCAGGTGGCAGAAGGCATCATGCTTGATGGTGAAGAAACCCCGACCCAGCCAGCCACGCTGCGGTTTGTATCACCGCGCCAAGCCGAATTGACCATCACGGAAGGCCGTTATCACCAGGTCAAGCGCATGTTTGTGGCCCTGGGCAACCACGTTGAGGCACTACATCGACGTTCCATCGGCGATGTTGTATTGACCGATGACTTGGCCCCGGGTGAATGGCGCGAGCTGACAGCCGCGGAAATCGCCAGTTTTTAA
- a CDS encoding class I SAM-dependent methyltransferase: MSPSWLFLRHFMRSPVSIGSIMPSSRYLVAAMVHRVDWQQANVVMELGAGTGVITQEINDLRRRDSIFLSFEYEDSMRGDLTHRFPDVGFYKDAFLLKEKIADLPSGEGADCIISGLPFANFSPQQRDQLLADIHQVLNPGGLFVAFQYTRQLQPFLVSSFDEFNSQKVWANIPPAFVYLCRKAPLKANDSGAPHA; the protein is encoded by the coding sequence ATGTCACCAAGTTGGTTGTTTTTACGACATTTCATGCGCTCACCTGTATCGATTGGCAGCATCATGCCTAGCTCCCGCTATCTGGTTGCCGCCATGGTTCATCGCGTGGATTGGCAGCAGGCTAATGTGGTCATGGAACTGGGGGCCGGTACAGGCGTGATTACTCAAGAAATCAACGACCTGCGACGTCGTGACTCCATTTTTTTGTCTTTTGAGTATGAGGATTCGATGCGCGGCGATCTGACACATCGTTTCCCTGATGTTGGTTTCTATAAAGACGCCTTCCTGCTCAAGGAGAAAATAGCGGATTTGCCGAGTGGCGAGGGGGCAGACTGCATCATTTCGGGGTTGCCATTCGCTAATTTCTCCCCTCAGCAGCGCGATCAGCTGCTTGCCGATATTCACCAGGTGCTGAACCCTGGTGGGCTATTTGTGGCGTTCCAGTATACACGTCAGCTTCAGCCGTTCCTGGTATCGTCTTTTGATGAATTCAATAGCCAGAAAGTGTGGGCTAATATTCCTCCTGCGTTTGTTTATTTGTGCCGTAAGGCGCCTTTGAAAGCCAACGATTCAGGAGCGCCACATGCTTGA
- a CDS encoding methyl-accepting chemotaxis protein: MRVIRWAVPIVLLALAGWLVSYSTLGGYVAVGLAALAGALSVLMAWGTIYQADQQALEGKRPANRLMADYASLRAMAFRLMKRASSTAIASAEVSHYADLMDQRLSKQERMARESSASMGAINTAIMQVSASASQVASLAESAREASHHNQEALTDIIQEMSEVSEQSQQALEMLTSLNDKIERVRNVTSMIEDIAEQTHLLSLNASIEAARAGEHGRGFAVVAGEVRNLAHKTSTATQSVDELVKDMHQSGQNVVSSMGSLMSRISHRSADMQHVGTSLGTITQEFDQVQSEISSVAQAIDNTRQHSQTVADTLHELEADVDEGNRDMHDLANQARALMEAAEGVDGELAQQRLNGRHQQVFHAARQAADRLGKLFENALKRGELSEAALFQPSYQQIPDTRPPLYRTSFDDFTDKHLPDIQEPLLTQFELSYAITCDKKGYVPTHNQAVSRAPTGDYDHDLKFCRSKRIFDDPTGRRCGAHEKPLLLQTYKRDTGEIMHDLSVPIYINGRHWGGFRIGYQPERESASQALPHQDNVPATLPGRQLAGT; this comes from the coding sequence ATGCGTGTCATTCGGTGGGCGGTTCCCATAGTGCTATTGGCACTGGCGGGGTGGCTGGTGTCTTACAGCACCCTGGGGGGATATGTAGCGGTGGGGTTGGCGGCGCTTGCGGGTGCGCTGAGTGTCTTGATGGCTTGGGGGACAATCTATCAGGCCGATCAGCAGGCGTTGGAGGGTAAGCGCCCTGCCAACCGGCTAATGGCAGATTATGCGTCGCTACGTGCCATGGCGTTTCGGTTGATGAAACGCGCCAGCAGCACGGCCATCGCTTCAGCAGAGGTTTCGCACTACGCAGACTTGATGGATCAGCGTCTCAGTAAACAGGAAAGAATGGCACGCGAATCGTCAGCGAGCATGGGCGCAATCAACACGGCTATCATGCAGGTCAGCGCCAGTGCCTCCCAGGTGGCTTCGCTTGCCGAGAGTGCCCGCGAAGCCAGCCATCACAATCAGGAAGCGCTGACCGATATCATTCAGGAGATGAGCGAAGTGTCTGAACAGTCCCAGCAGGCGCTGGAGATGCTGACTTCGCTTAACGACAAGATCGAGCGTGTGCGCAACGTCACATCAATGATTGAAGACATTGCTGAACAAACGCATCTGTTATCGCTCAATGCCTCCATTGAGGCCGCACGGGCAGGCGAGCATGGCCGCGGATTTGCTGTCGTGGCCGGCGAGGTTCGCAACCTGGCACACAAGACCTCGACGGCCACCCAAAGCGTGGATGAGCTCGTCAAGGATATGCATCAAAGCGGGCAAAACGTGGTGTCATCGATGGGTAGCCTGATGAGCCGAATCAGCCACCGGTCGGCTGACATGCAGCATGTGGGTACCAGTCTGGGCACCATTACCCAGGAGTTTGACCAGGTTCAAAGTGAAATCAGCAGCGTCGCGCAAGCCATTGATAATACACGTCAGCATAGCCAAACCGTGGCCGATACATTGCATGAGCTGGAAGCAGACGTTGATGAAGGCAACCGCGATATGCACGACCTGGCGAATCAGGCTCGCGCCCTGATGGAAGCGGCTGAAGGTGTCGATGGCGAGCTGGCGCAACAGCGTCTCAACGGCCGTCATCAGCAGGTTTTTCATGCAGCTCGGCAAGCCGCCGACCGGCTGGGTAAACTCTTTGAGAATGCCCTTAAGCGCGGTGAATTAAGCGAAGCTGCATTGTTTCAGCCAAGTTATCAGCAGATCCCCGATACCCGGCCACCGCTATACCGTACGTCCTTTGACGATTTTACCGATAAACACCTGCCCGATATTCAGGAACCGCTTCTGACCCAGTTTGAATTGAGCTACGCGATTACCTGCGATAAGAAAGGCTACGTACCCACCCACAATCAGGCTGTGAGCCGTGCGCCTACTGGCGACTACGATCACGACTTAAAATTCTGCCGCAGCAAGCGGATATTCGACGACCCGACTGGGCGTCGGTGCGGTGCTCATGAAAAGCCCTTGCTGCTGCAAACCTACAAACGAGATACGGGCGAGATCATGCATGATCTTTCAGTGCCTATCTATATTAATGGACGACACTGGGGCGGCTTCCGTATCGGCTATCAGCCTGAGCGTGAATCTGCCTCTCAGGCGCTGCCCCATCAAGACAATGTGCCCGCGACGCTACCTGGCCGACAGCTGGCCGGGACGTGA
- a CDS encoding SulP family inorganic anion transporter, with amino-acid sequence MLKRYLPILSWLPYYHKRLLGADLLAGLIVTVMVIPQSLAYALLAGLPAVVGLYASILPQLVYTLFGTSRTLAVGPVAIIALMTGAALSSVATPGTDAYLEAALVLSMLSGVMLVAMGLLKMGFFSNFLSHPVISGFLTASGILIAVSQLGSLLGIESSGFTLVERLMTLIPNLDALNLPTCLLGIGTLVFLVWLRRHGKSTLKRLGLPNSVADLVAKAGPVMAVAATTLATWHWGLTDQGVIVVGDVPAGLPAFSLPWASTSLWQALFIPALLISLVGFVESVSMGQMLAAKRRQRISPNQELIGLGATNLAAAVTHGMPVTGGLSRTVINFDAGAQTPAAGAFAALGIALVTMAFTGWLYYLPIATLAATITVSILTLVDIPMLRQTWRYSRSDFSAMALTIILTLVEGIEAGILGGVTLSIALYLYRTSRPHSALVGRVPGTEHFRNITRHDVETVSRVALLRIDESLYFANARYLEDTLYNLVASRPELEHVVLICSAVNLIDASALESLDAINARLKDSNVKLHLSEVKGPVMDQLKKSDFLDALTGRVFLSTYAAWREFSS; translated from the coding sequence ATGCTAAAGCGCTACTTGCCCATTCTGTCCTGGCTGCCTTACTACCATAAACGGTTACTGGGAGCGGATTTACTTGCCGGTTTGATTGTAACCGTCATGGTCATCCCGCAGTCGCTTGCTTATGCACTGCTCGCCGGCCTGCCGGCCGTGGTGGGCCTGTACGCCAGCATTTTACCACAGCTGGTATATACCCTGTTTGGTACCAGCCGCACCCTGGCCGTGGGCCCTGTGGCAATTATTGCACTGATGACCGGGGCCGCCCTTTCATCGGTTGCCACCCCCGGTACTGATGCCTACCTGGAAGCCGCGTTGGTGCTGTCGATGCTGTCAGGGGTCATGCTGGTCGCCATGGGGCTGCTGAAAATGGGCTTTTTCAGCAATTTCTTGAGCCACCCGGTCATTTCTGGATTTTTAACGGCTTCGGGGATTCTGATTGCCGTTAGCCAGCTCGGCAGCCTACTGGGCATCGAGAGCAGCGGGTTTACCCTGGTTGAGCGCTTGATGACGCTCATCCCCAACCTTGATGCCCTCAACCTGCCCACCTGCCTTTTGGGTATTGGCACGCTGGTGTTTCTAGTCTGGCTCCGTCGACATGGAAAATCGACACTCAAGCGCCTGGGGCTGCCCAATAGCGTCGCCGACCTGGTCGCCAAGGCAGGACCGGTTATGGCCGTAGCTGCCACGACGCTTGCAACCTGGCACTGGGGGCTCACTGATCAGGGCGTGATTGTTGTCGGCGACGTGCCGGCGGGGCTCCCGGCTTTCAGCTTGCCCTGGGCCAGCACATCCTTATGGCAGGCGCTGTTTATTCCCGCGCTGCTGATTAGCCTGGTGGGATTTGTTGAATCCGTCTCGATGGGGCAGATGCTGGCGGCCAAACGGCGCCAGCGCATTTCCCCCAATCAGGAGTTGATCGGCCTGGGCGCAACCAACCTGGCCGCAGCCGTCACTCATGGCATGCCAGTGACCGGCGGCCTGTCGCGTACGGTGATTAACTTCGACGCGGGCGCTCAGACGCCAGCTGCTGGCGCCTTTGCCGCGTTGGGTATTGCCCTGGTGACGATGGCGTTTACTGGCTGGCTGTACTATCTGCCGATCGCCACTCTGGCAGCGACGATTACCGTGTCTATCCTGACCCTGGTGGATATCCCCATGCTGCGCCAGACATGGCGCTATTCGCGCAGCGATTTTTCGGCCATGGCGCTAACCATTATCCTGACGCTTGTCGAGGGAATCGAGGCGGGTATTCTGGGGGGTGTCACCCTATCTATTGCGCTTTATCTCTATCGCACCAGTCGCCCGCACAGCGCGCTTGTCGGGCGCGTTCCCGGCACCGAACACTTTCGCAACATTACCCGTCACGATGTCGAAACCGTCAGCCGTGTCGCACTACTGCGTATTGATGAAAGCCTTTACTTCGCCAATGCGCGCTATCTGGAAGATACGCTATATAACTTGGTGGCCAGCCGCCCCGAACTGGAGCACGTGGTATTGATTTGCTCAGCCGTTAACCTGATTGATGCATCGGCACTGGAAAGCCTAGACGCCATCAATGCTCGCCTCAAAGATTCAAACGTCAAGCTGCACCTTTCGGAGGTAAAAGGCCCTGTGATGGATCAGCTCAAGAAGAGTGACTTTCTTGATGCTCTCACCGGCCGCGTATTCCTCAGCACTTACGCCGCATGGCGGGAGTTTTCCAGCTAG
- a CDS encoding amidohydrolase, whose protein sequence is MSQLRTSLVQCDLRWENPEANHAHLEQLLGDLDNRETDLIVLPEMFATGFTMNSREMAQPMDESQSVAWMRDQARSRQCVMTGSVAIQQEGEFYNRLIWAMPDGQLTYYDKRHLFRMAGEHERYDMGERREIVELNGFKILLTVCYDLRFPVWLRQQPTQGEHFEYDALLCVANWPAPRRQPWRTLLQARAIENLTYVIGVNRVGEDAKGLAYSGDSMLVDFKGEPLIDHSAHTPFVETGCLNKTDLDAFRDKFPAWQDADRFSLLPGVGQ, encoded by the coding sequence ATGAGCCAACTCAGAACCAGCCTGGTGCAGTGCGATCTGCGCTGGGAAAACCCTGAAGCCAACCACGCCCACCTCGAGCAACTGCTGGGTGATCTTGATAACCGGGAAACTGATCTGATTGTACTGCCCGAAATGTTTGCCACCGGGTTTACGATGAACTCCCGTGAGATGGCCCAGCCCATGGATGAAAGCCAAAGTGTTGCCTGGATGAGGGATCAGGCACGGTCACGCCAGTGCGTCATGACCGGCAGTGTGGCTATTCAGCAAGAGGGAGAGTTCTACAACCGGTTAATCTGGGCCATGCCGGATGGGCAACTGACCTACTACGACAAGCGACATCTGTTCCGCATGGCCGGTGAACATGAGCGTTACGACATGGGCGAGCGTCGTGAAATTGTCGAATTGAACGGTTTCAAGATACTGCTTACGGTCTGCTACGACTTGAGATTTCCGGTTTGGCTTCGCCAGCAACCGACACAAGGCGAGCATTTCGAGTATGATGCGCTGCTGTGCGTGGCCAACTGGCCCGCACCTCGCCGTCAACCTTGGCGTACCTTGCTGCAGGCCCGGGCGATTGAAAACCTGACCTACGTGATTGGTGTTAATCGCGTGGGCGAAGATGCCAAAGGCCTGGCGTACAGTGGCGACTCCATGCTGGTTGATTTCAAAGGCGAGCCACTTATCGACCATTCAGCGCATACGCCGTTTGTAGAAACGGGATGCCTCAATAAAACGGATCTAGATGCTTTTCGTGACAAATTTCCTGCCTGGCAAGATGCCGATCGCTTTTCATTACTGCCAGGAGTCGGCCAATAA